In Armatimonadota bacterium, the following proteins share a genomic window:
- a CDS encoding DNA translocase FtsK, which produces MVRGKSKVSAKKRSKAVVATKSKAKKSKEAVPSHHRFDIAAISFFALAALSVVALLSKDAGVVGGALRQAFSLAFGKGAWAAPVAFAAMGLMYFRGHSRTRSFRSALGVAMVLLAILGGLAQAKDGDFFDPIVVADSGGYLGALMGALFWNLLGVGKTVAFIAIGAIGGVLTLERPIREILSDAKANASLPPKQEALEERATKKKKALVMMPDDLVDDPTDVHPAVRDFVDEPVAKAKKTPTIREVAPAKPREFNIESSVPKEGYQLPPISLLTEPADRPKRTAQEMQRNIETIEGTLEQFGIDANVVEVATGPTITRYEIQLGPGIRVARIVSLADNIAMDMAASQVRVEAPIPGKAAIGLEIPNVKSSTVNIRELIETDEFMNHPSRLCVALGKDVAGVNRYADLTKMPHLLIAGATNSGKSIGLATLITSLLMRNTPKDVRLVMIDPKRVELTLFDQIPHLLCPVIKDVKEAPGVLRAVWREMDRRYDMLSEKGVRNIDGWNAKASFNDKMPYIVVIIDELADLMIQAKAEVETSIVRLAQLARAVGIHLVIATQRPSVDVITGTIKANIPSRVAFAVASQIDSRTILDQKGADALIGRGDMLYMPIDATKPMRVQGCYVNEIEIEQICTFWRSQESPNYAFDPAEFEAADPVKASGDFGDDVDPMWEEVVRFSVESGQVSTSMIQRKFRLGFQRASRLLDQMEERGIIGPKDGPRPREVLFALADLESLFGNAPRYDMGTHIDDWEEDLP; this is translated from the coding sequence ATGGTGCGAGGAAAATCTAAAGTGAGCGCGAAAAAGCGTTCGAAGGCGGTCGTTGCCACCAAGAGCAAGGCCAAGAAGAGCAAGGAGGCGGTGCCTAGTCACCATCGGTTTGATATTGCCGCGATCAGCTTCTTTGCGTTGGCGGCGCTGTCGGTCGTTGCTCTCCTATCAAAGGACGCCGGTGTGGTGGGCGGCGCGTTGCGCCAAGCCTTCTCGTTAGCCTTTGGAAAGGGCGCATGGGCGGCTCCCGTTGCGTTTGCGGCGATGGGCCTGATGTACTTCCGCGGCCACTCGCGGACCCGCAGCTTTCGATCCGCCCTCGGTGTGGCGATGGTTCTGCTTGCGATCCTCGGCGGATTGGCTCAGGCGAAGGACGGTGATTTCTTCGATCCGATCGTCGTGGCCGATTCGGGCGGCTATCTCGGCGCCTTGATGGGCGCTTTATTCTGGAACCTACTCGGGGTTGGAAAGACGGTTGCGTTCATCGCCATCGGCGCGATCGGCGGCGTGCTGACGCTGGAGCGACCCATTCGAGAGATCTTGTCGGATGCGAAGGCCAACGCCTCTTTGCCACCTAAGCAGGAGGCATTGGAGGAGCGCGCGACCAAGAAGAAGAAGGCGTTGGTTATGATGCCGGACGACTTGGTCGACGATCCGACGGACGTCCATCCGGCGGTGCGGGACTTCGTGGACGAGCCGGTGGCGAAGGCGAAGAAGACGCCGACGATTCGAGAGGTTGCGCCCGCCAAGCCGCGCGAATTCAATATCGAATCCAGCGTGCCGAAGGAGGGCTACCAGCTTCCGCCAATCTCCCTGCTGACCGAACCGGCTGATCGACCGAAGCGAACGGCCCAGGAGATGCAACGCAACATCGAGACCATCGAGGGGACGTTGGAGCAGTTCGGCATTGATGCGAACGTGGTCGAGGTAGCGACCGGCCCGACGATTACGCGGTACGAGATTCAGCTGGGCCCGGGCATCCGTGTTGCCAGGATTGTGAGCTTGGCAGACAACATCGCGATGGACATGGCGGCCTCGCAGGTACGCGTCGAGGCTCCGATTCCGGGCAAGGCGGCTATCGGCCTGGAGATTCCGAACGTGAAATCTTCGACCGTCAACATTCGCGAGCTGATCGAGACGGACGAGTTCATGAATCATCCTTCGCGGCTGTGCGTGGCGTTGGGTAAAGACGTGGCCGGTGTGAATCGGTACGCCGACCTGACGAAGATGCCGCACTTGCTGATCGCGGGTGCGACCAACTCGGGTAAGTCGATTGGACTCGCGACGCTGATTACCTCGCTTTTGATGCGCAACACGCCGAAGGATGTTCGGCTGGTGATGATCGACCCGAAGCGAGTGGAACTGACGCTGTTCGACCAGATTCCACACTTGCTGTGCCCGGTCATCAAGGATGTGAAGGAAGCGCCGGGCGTTCTGCGCGCGGTATGGCGCGAAATGGATCGCCGGTACGACATGCTGAGCGAGAAGGGCGTACGTAACATCGACGGCTGGAACGCGAAGGCTTCTTTCAACGACAAAATGCCGTACATCGTCGTGATCATCGACGAGTTGGCCGACCTTATGATTCAAGCTAAGGCCGAGGTCGAGACCTCGATTGTGCGCTTGGCTCAACTTGCGCGCGCGGTGGGAATCCACTTGGTCATTGCGACCCAGAGGCCGAGTGTCGACGTCATCACGGGCACGATCAAGGCGAATATTCCTTCGCGTGTGGCATTTGCGGTGGCGTCACAGATCGACTCGCGAACGATCCTCGACCAGAAGGGCGCCGACGCGCTGATCGGACGCGGCGACATGCTGTACATGCCGATCGATGCGACCAAGCCGATGCGGGTGCAGGGCTGTTACGTCAACGAAATCGAGATCGAGCAAATCTGCACGTTCTGGCGCAGTCAGGAGAGCCCGAACTACGCGTTCGATCCGGCTGAGTTCGAGGCCGCCGACCCGGTCAAGGCGAGCGGCGACTTTGGCGACGACGTCGACCCGATGTGGGAAGAGGTCGTGAGGTTCTCGGTGGAGAGTGGGCAGGTGTCGACGTCGATGATTCAGCGCAAGTTCCGGCTGGGCTTCCAGCGGGCCTCACGGCTGTTGGATCAGATGGAGGAGCGAGGCATCATTGGACCAAAGGACGGTCCGCGTCCCCGCGAGGTTCTGTTTGCCCTGGCGGATTTGGAGTCGTTGTTTGGCAATGCGCCCCGGTACGACATGGGAACCCACATCGACGACTGGGAAGAAGATTTGCCGTAG
- a CDS encoding M20/M25/M40 family metallo-hydrolase: protein MIATAALIGTSLFSQVSIDHLKATLQHLSTYPTRNTSTPELKQAAEWVASEFRKIPGLKVEIMEYDVKKGRRVPEDKTVVQVIATLPGETDHKVIVGGHLDTINLGGDVMTAKAPGINDDGSGVALTLESARILSQRKWHNTFVFVAFSGEEQGLFGSTALAERAKKEDWNIDAVLSNDTVGSSMASDMKDKKRVRLYSEEVTDPNLPQHNSRELARFIEWNSRGKLKGFAPWLVFRRDRFQRGGDHTPFNKVGYTAVRFVEAIEWLEHQHTEKDTIEWIDFNYLANVTKLNILSMEALGDAAEAPDHVRYDLKQAHDTTIHWTAKPGVKYVVYWRETSSPTWQGAVEVGETDHAVIKGKNKDDHTFAVGTVGGIPIPLG from the coding sequence ATGATTGCTACCGCCGCCCTTATCGGAACGTCGCTCTTTTCCCAAGTCTCGATCGATCATCTCAAGGCGACGCTCCAACACCTGTCGACCTACCCAACCCGCAACACCAGCACCCCGGAACTCAAGCAAGCGGCAGAGTGGGTCGCCAGTGAATTCCGCAAGATCCCTGGCCTCAAGGTCGAGATCATGGAGTACGACGTCAAAAAGGGGCGGCGGGTACCGGAGGACAAGACGGTCGTTCAGGTCATTGCGACCCTTCCTGGCGAAACCGACCATAAGGTCATCGTTGGCGGCCATCTCGACACCATCAACCTCGGCGGCGACGTCATGACCGCCAAAGCCCCCGGCATCAACGACGACGGAAGCGGCGTTGCCCTCACGCTCGAAAGCGCCCGCATCCTCAGCCAGCGCAAGTGGCATAACACATTCGTCTTCGTCGCGTTCAGCGGCGAGGAGCAGGGCCTGTTTGGCTCCACTGCCCTCGCTGAGCGCGCCAAGAAAGAGGATTGGAACATCGACGCCGTCCTCAGCAACGACACGGTCGGAAGCTCGATGGCATCCGACATGAAGGACAAGAAGCGGGTCCGCTTGTACTCTGAGGAAGTCACCGACCCCAATCTGCCCCAGCACAACAGCCGCGAACTCGCCCGCTTCATCGAGTGGAACTCGCGCGGAAAGCTCAAAGGCTTCGCTCCTTGGCTCGTCTTTCGTCGTGATCGGTTCCAACGTGGCGGAGACCACACGCCGTTCAACAAGGTCGGCTACACCGCCGTTCGCTTCGTCGAGGCCATCGAATGGCTAGAGCACCAGCACACCGAGAAGGACACCATCGAATGGATCGACTTCAACTACCTCGCCAACGTCACCAAGCTCAACATCCTGTCGATGGAAGCCCTCGGTGACGCCGCCGAGGCCCCCGACCACGTCCGATACGATCTCAAGCAAGCCCATGACACGACGATCCATTGGACCGCCAAACCGGGCGTCAAGTACGTGGTTTATTGGCGCGAAACCAGCTCCCCCACATGGCAGGGCGCCGTCGAAGTTGGCGAAACCGACCACGCGGTCATCAAGGGCAAGAACAAAGACGACCACACGTTTGCGGTCGGAACCGTCGGCGGCATCCCCATCCCCCTCGGCTAG